The stretch of DNA TACCTGCTCAAGCTGAAATTATTTTGGAGGGGTACGTGGATCCTGAGGAGGCTTGGCAAGCGGAGGGGCCATTTGGAGACCACACGGGATTTTACACGCTCCAAGATCTTTACCCTTTGTTTCACGTCACTGCAATCACCATGCGCCAAGACGCCATTTACCCAGCAACGATAGTGGGTAAACCCCCGATGGAAGATGCTTACTTTATTGAGGCGAGCGAGAAGCTATTTAAGGTACCAGCGCAGTTAATCCTGCCTGAGATCGTGGACTATCACATGCCACCCGCTGGAATTGCCCATAATCTGGTTAACGTACGTATCAACAAGCAATACCCCGGACAGGCTTTCAAAGTTGCTAATGGGTTGCTTGGACTCGGGCAGATGATGTTCGCTAAAGTAATTCTAGTAACAGACGAAAAGGTCGCCCCACAGAATCACCTAGAGTTCTGGCGAGCCGTACTGAAGAATGTCACGCCGGGACGTCACCAGCAATACGCAAAAGGTCCGATTGACGTTCTAGATCACTCAAGTAGGTCATGGAGCTACGGCAGTAAGATTATTCTTGATGGCACACGAAAACACCGTGAAGAAGGCTTAAATCAAGAATGGGAACCTAACCCTACCCGTACTTATCAAGAGCTACCTGAACACAACGAAATACTGGACCAATACCAACTCGCAGGCGGGTTCTGGTTCATTACCATCCACAAATCAAGAGCAGGACAAGGCCATCAAATTGGTGAATGGGCTGCTAACCAACTTGAAGCTGAAGGAGTAAAAATAATAGCAGTGCTTGACGATCTAACCGACCCAACTAATTTCGAAGACTGCATATGGACCCTGTTAAACAACATTGATCCGGAACGAGACATTAAGGTTGTAGAAGAATCACCCCTCACACCAGTATTCTTAATAGATGGCACCCCAAAAATCCAAGCAGAGGGGTTTACTAGAGAA from Trueperaceae bacterium encodes:
- a CDS encoding menaquinone biosynthesis decarboxylase, translated to MPFSNLRHFIRLLETRSDLKRIQESVSPNLEIAAITDQITKAGGPALFFEKVDGSDLPVVINLFGSPQRMAWALGINHLDELGDRLRNLLDVKLGNGLIGLAANFPKLRNLTSLPPRLVRKGPVQERVFRDDAVDLRRLPVLTCWPGDGGPFVTLPLVITRDPLDGEVNVGMYRMQIFDRNTTGMHWQRHKTGARHLENARKAGKKLEVAVALGGDPALIYAATAPLPPVPGLNEFALTGYLRGKSVELTRAVTVDLDVPAQAEIILEGYVDPEEAWQAEGPFGDHTGFYTLQDLYPLFHVTAITMRQDAIYPATIVGKPPMEDAYFIEASEKLFKVPAQLILPEIVDYHMPPAGIAHNLVNVRINKQYPGQAFKVANGLLGLGQMMFAKVILVTDEKVAPQNHLEFWRAVLKNVTPGRHQQYAKGPIDVLDHSSRSWSYGSKIILDGTRKHREEGLNQEWEPNPTRTYQELPEHNEILDQYQLAGGFWFITIHKSRAGQGHQIGEWAANQLEAEGVKIIAVLDDLTDPTNFEDCIWTLLNNIDPERDIKVVEESPLTPVFLIDGTPKIQAEGFTREWPEKIMMAPEIIDRVSPLVKTILQEDVPL